A genomic stretch from Corynebacterium faecale includes:
- a CDS encoding DciA family protein, translating to MTGQDDDFIAQAFERVRNEARRRNGRVPDLNGRDAFRRTPPRPQGGRSGSGYQKLKKGRPSGPDGRYKPYVRSAESLGSILNKEIQSRGWGKDIAAGWVTSHWEELVGPKIAQHTRIEMIKDKKLFITCDSTAWATNLRMMQRQILQVIAEKVGPDIIAELRIYGPKAPSWRKGPLHVKGRGPRDTYG from the coding sequence ATGACCGGTCAGGATGATGATTTCATCGCCCAGGCCTTTGAACGGGTTCGCAACGAGGCCCGCCGGCGCAACGGCCGGGTGCCGGATCTCAACGGACGGGATGCTTTTCGACGCACACCCCCACGTCCCCAGGGTGGCCGGTCGGGTTCTGGTTATCAAAAGTTGAAAAAAGGCCGCCCGAGCGGCCCTGATGGGCGCTATAAACCATATGTCCGCTCTGCGGAATCATTGGGATCCATTCTCAATAAGGAGATCCAGTCCCGTGGCTGGGGCAAGGATATCGCCGCGGGGTGGGTCACATCGCACTGGGAGGAGCTGGTCGGACCGAAGATCGCCCAGCACACCAGGATTGAGATGATTAAAGACAAGAAACTGTTCATCACCTGCGATTCCACTGCGTGGGCCACCAATCTCCGCATGATGCAGAGGCAGATTCTCCAGGTTATCGCGGAGAAGGTGGGCCCGGATATCATCGCTGAGCTGCGCATCTATGGTCCGAAGGCGCCTAGCTGGCGGAAGGGTCCGCTCCATGTGAAGGGGCGGGGTCCGCGAGACACCTATGGGTAG
- the recF gene encoding DNA replication/repair protein RecF (All proteins in this family for which functions are known are DNA-binding proteins that assist the filamentation of RecA onto DNA for the initiation of recombination or recombinational repair.), producing the protein MYIRSLELRDFRSWQELQVDLEPGITIFLGRNGFGKTNIVEAIGYLAHLSSHRVSTDAPLVRANATNARISAVAVNQGRELAAHLLIKPHAANQGQINRTRVKSPRELLGVIKTVLFAPEDLALVRGEPAERRRYLDDIIATRRPRMAGVKADYDKVLKQRNALLKTATIALRRGYGTDEGASALTTLDTWDGQLARLGAEVMAARFALVAELSDQIHDAYKTIAPESRPAAVNYKTTIDQGLLKLEEFDAGIIEATLLTELASKRQREIERGLSLVGPHRDDLELYLGGQPAKGFASHGETWSFALSMRIGEFNLLRSDGTDPILILDDVFSELDAGRREKLVGIAQEAEQVIITAAVNDDLPDNLTSAITGRHVVTVQDTDEGRISFLDAQP; encoded by the coding sequence ATGTACATCCGATCCCTGGAATTACGTGATTTCCGGTCCTGGCAGGAGCTCCAGGTGGATCTGGAACCAGGAATCACCATTTTCCTCGGCCGCAACGGCTTCGGAAAAACCAATATCGTCGAGGCAATTGGTTATCTCGCGCATCTCTCCTCCCACCGGGTGTCCACTGATGCGCCGCTGGTCCGGGCGAATGCCACGAATGCACGGATCTCCGCGGTGGCGGTCAACCAGGGCCGGGAACTGGCTGCGCATCTGTTGATCAAACCCCATGCCGCCAATCAGGGTCAGATCAACCGCACCCGGGTGAAATCACCACGTGAACTACTCGGGGTGATCAAAACCGTGTTATTCGCACCGGAGGATCTGGCACTGGTTCGAGGCGAGCCCGCAGAACGCCGCCGGTATCTGGATGACATCATCGCCACCCGGCGCCCCCGGATGGCGGGCGTTAAGGCTGATTATGACAAGGTGCTCAAACAGCGCAATGCTCTGCTCAAGACCGCGACCATCGCCCTGCGCCGCGGTTATGGAACCGATGAGGGGGCCTCCGCTCTGACCACCCTGGACACCTGGGATGGGCAGCTTGCACGTCTGGGAGCCGAGGTGATGGCTGCCCGGTTTGCCCTGGTGGCAGAGCTGTCCGATCAGATCCATGATGCGTACAAGACCATTGCCCCGGAATCACGACCTGCTGCGGTGAACTACAAAACCACCATTGACCAGGGATTATTAAAGTTAGAAGAATTCGATGCCGGCATCATCGAGGCCACCCTCCTGACAGAACTGGCGAGCAAACGCCAACGCGAAATCGAACGCGGTCTGAGCCTGGTGGGCCCGCACCGTGATGATCTGGAGCTCTACCTCGGGGGCCAGCCGGCGAAGGGTTTCGCCAGCCACGGGGAGACCTGGTCTTTTGCGTTGTCCATGCGTATTGGTGAGTTCAATCTGTTGCGTTCCGATGGCACCGACCCGATTCTTATCCTCGATGATGTCTTTTCCGAACTCGATGCCGGTCGCCGCGAGAAACTGGTCGGCATCGCCCAGGAGGCTGAACAGGTGATTATCACGGCTGCGGTCAATGACGATCTGCCCGACAATCTCACCTCAGCCATCACCGGTCGCCACGTGGTCACCGTGCAGGACACCGATGAAGGCCGAATCTCATTTCTGGACGCACAGCCATGA